The Equus asinus isolate D_3611 breed Donkey chromosome 22, EquAss-T2T_v2, whole genome shotgun sequence genome has a segment encoding these proteins:
- the ANKRD33 gene encoding photoreceptor ankyrin repeat protein isoform X1: MSEALSCPSNETPAPGCRLGALYWACVRNDPAQLQARLDDGVSPEEATQVDGNGRTGLMVACYHGFGSVVALLSRCPFLDVNQQDKEGDTALMLAAQAGHVPLVSLLLNYYAGLDLERRDQRGLTALMKAAMRDRSECVAALLMAGADLTAVDPVRGKTALEWALLTDSFDTVCRIRQLLRRPQVEQLSQYYQPEWPALPGLVAQAQAQAQAAPSLLERLQTTLSLPFAQSPQEGGVLDHLVTITTSLASPFLTTACQTLCPDHPPALGTRSKSVPELLGSAPPPPPVPQPPQVVPGSRVFVPYQSPQGMLSMCPQWLQPRDSTSPRPQAPKILLSKAPSSPWQCKLKPRPSGHRMLALPLWRYQELRMERRRQEEEEEARLSQSQGKMG, from the exons ATGTCTGAGGCGCTGTCCTGCCCCAGCAATGAGACCCCTGCCCCAGGCTGCAGACTGGGGGCCCTGTACTGGGCCTGTGTCCGCAATGACCCTGCCCAGCTCCAAGCCAGGCTGGATGATGGGGTCTCCCCAGAAGAGGCCACCCAGGTGGACGGCAACGGGAGG acaGGCCTCATGGTCGCATGCTACCACGGCTTCGGGAGTGTCGTGGCCCTGCTCAGCCGCTGCCCTTTCCTCGATGTGAACCAGCAGGACAAAGAAGGAGACACAGCCCTCATGCTGGCTGCCCAAGCAG GCCACGTGCCTCTGGTGAGTCTCCTGCTGAACTACTATGCGGGCCTGGACCTGGAGCGCCGGGACCAGCGGGGGCTGACTGCGCTGATGAAGGCTGCCATGCGGGACCGCTCGGAATGTGTGGCTGCCCTCCTCATGGCAG GTGCTGACCTGACAGCGGTGGATCCCGTTCGAGGCAAGACGGCCCTGGAGTGGGCACTGCTGACCGACAGCTTCGACACGGTGTGCAGGATCCGGCAGCTGCTGCGGCGGCCCCAGGTGGAGCAGCTCAGCCAGTATTACCAGCCCGAGTGGCCAGCCTTGCCCGGGCTcgtggcccaggcccaggcccaggcccaggccgcCCCATCTCTCCTGGAGCGACTACAGACCACCTTGAGCCTGCCCTTTGCCCAGTCTCCTCAGGAGGGGGGTGTCCTGGACCACCTCGTGACCATCACGACCAGCCTGGCGAGTCCCTTCCTTACCACGGCCTGCCAGACCCTGTGCCCTGACCACCCACCTGCACTGGGCACCCGAAGCAAGTCTGTGCCAGAGCTGCTAGGCagtgccccgccccctcccccagtgccCCAGCCCCCTCAGGTGGTCCCCGGCTCCCGGGTCTTCGTCCCCTACCAGAGCCCTCAGGGCATGTTGAGCATGTGCCCTCAGTGGCTACAGCCCAGGGACAGTACCAGCCCCAGGCCCCAAGCTCCCAAGATCCTCCTCTCCAAGGCACCCTCATCTCCCTGGCAGTGCAAGCTGAAGCCCCGGCCGTCAGGGCATCGAATGCTGGCCCTTCCTCTCTGGAGATACCAGGAGctcaggatggagaggaggaggcaggaggaggaggaggaggccaggtTGTCACAGAGCCAGGGGAAGATGGGCTAG
- the ANKRD33 gene encoding photoreceptor ankyrin repeat protein isoform X2 encodes MSEALSCPSNETPAPGCRLGALYWACVRNDPAQLQARLDDGVSPEEATQVDGNGRDKEGDTALMLAAQAGHVPLVSLLLNYYAGLDLERRDQRGLTALMKAAMRDRSECVAALLMAGADLTAVDPVRGKTALEWALLTDSFDTVCRIRQLLRRPQVEQLSQYYQPEWPALPGLVAQAQAQAQAAPSLLERLQTTLSLPFAQSPQEGGVLDHLVTITTSLASPFLTTACQTLCPDHPPALGTRSKSVPELLGSAPPPPPVPQPPQVVPGSRVFVPYQSPQGMLSMCPQWLQPRDSTSPRPQAPKILLSKAPSSPWQCKLKPRPSGHRMLALPLWRYQELRMERRRQEEEEEARLSQSQGKMG; translated from the exons ATGTCTGAGGCGCTGTCCTGCCCCAGCAATGAGACCCCTGCCCCAGGCTGCAGACTGGGGGCCCTGTACTGGGCCTGTGTCCGCAATGACCCTGCCCAGCTCCAAGCCAGGCTGGATGATGGGGTCTCCCCAGAAGAGGCCACCCAGGTGGACGGCAACGGGAGG GACAAAGAAGGAGACACAGCCCTCATGCTGGCTGCCCAAGCAG GCCACGTGCCTCTGGTGAGTCTCCTGCTGAACTACTATGCGGGCCTGGACCTGGAGCGCCGGGACCAGCGGGGGCTGACTGCGCTGATGAAGGCTGCCATGCGGGACCGCTCGGAATGTGTGGCTGCCCTCCTCATGGCAG GTGCTGACCTGACAGCGGTGGATCCCGTTCGAGGCAAGACGGCCCTGGAGTGGGCACTGCTGACCGACAGCTTCGACACGGTGTGCAGGATCCGGCAGCTGCTGCGGCGGCCCCAGGTGGAGCAGCTCAGCCAGTATTACCAGCCCGAGTGGCCAGCCTTGCCCGGGCTcgtggcccaggcccaggcccaggcccaggccgcCCCATCTCTCCTGGAGCGACTACAGACCACCTTGAGCCTGCCCTTTGCCCAGTCTCCTCAGGAGGGGGGTGTCCTGGACCACCTCGTGACCATCACGACCAGCCTGGCGAGTCCCTTCCTTACCACGGCCTGCCAGACCCTGTGCCCTGACCACCCACCTGCACTGGGCACCCGAAGCAAGTCTGTGCCAGAGCTGCTAGGCagtgccccgccccctcccccagtgccCCAGCCCCCTCAGGTGGTCCCCGGCTCCCGGGTCTTCGTCCCCTACCAGAGCCCTCAGGGCATGTTGAGCATGTGCCCTCAGTGGCTACAGCCCAGGGACAGTACCAGCCCCAGGCCCCAAGCTCCCAAGATCCTCCTCTCCAAGGCACCCTCATCTCCCTGGCAGTGCAAGCTGAAGCCCCGGCCGTCAGGGCATCGAATGCTGGCCCTTCCTCTCTGGAGATACCAGGAGctcaggatggagaggaggaggcaggaggaggaggaggaggccaggtTGTCACAGAGCCAGGGGAAGATGGGCTAG
- the ANKRD33 gene encoding photoreceptor ankyrin repeat protein isoform X3 — MVACYHGFGSVVALLSRCPFLDVNQQDKEGDTALMLAAQAGHVPLVSLLLNYYAGLDLERRDQRGLTALMKAAMRDRSECVAALLMAGADLTAVDPVRGKTALEWALLTDSFDTVCRIRQLLRRPQVEQLSQYYQPEWPALPGLVAQAQAQAQAAPSLLERLQTTLSLPFAQSPQEGGVLDHLVTITTSLASPFLTTACQTLCPDHPPALGTRSKSVPELLGSAPPPPPVPQPPQVVPGSRVFVPYQSPQGMLSMCPQWLQPRDSTSPRPQAPKILLSKAPSSPWQCKLKPRPSGHRMLALPLWRYQELRMERRRQEEEEEARLSQSQGKMG, encoded by the exons ATGGTCGCATGCTACCACGGCTTCGGGAGTGTCGTGGCCCTGCTCAGCCGCTGCCCTTTCCTCGATGTGAACCAGCAGGACAAAGAAGGAGACACAGCCCTCATGCTGGCTGCCCAAGCAG GCCACGTGCCTCTGGTGAGTCTCCTGCTGAACTACTATGCGGGCCTGGACCTGGAGCGCCGGGACCAGCGGGGGCTGACTGCGCTGATGAAGGCTGCCATGCGGGACCGCTCGGAATGTGTGGCTGCCCTCCTCATGGCAG GTGCTGACCTGACAGCGGTGGATCCCGTTCGAGGCAAGACGGCCCTGGAGTGGGCACTGCTGACCGACAGCTTCGACACGGTGTGCAGGATCCGGCAGCTGCTGCGGCGGCCCCAGGTGGAGCAGCTCAGCCAGTATTACCAGCCCGAGTGGCCAGCCTTGCCCGGGCTcgtggcccaggcccaggcccaggcccaggccgcCCCATCTCTCCTGGAGCGACTACAGACCACCTTGAGCCTGCCCTTTGCCCAGTCTCCTCAGGAGGGGGGTGTCCTGGACCACCTCGTGACCATCACGACCAGCCTGGCGAGTCCCTTCCTTACCACGGCCTGCCAGACCCTGTGCCCTGACCACCCACCTGCACTGGGCACCCGAAGCAAGTCTGTGCCAGAGCTGCTAGGCagtgccccgccccctcccccagtgccCCAGCCCCCTCAGGTGGTCCCCGGCTCCCGGGTCTTCGTCCCCTACCAGAGCCCTCAGGGCATGTTGAGCATGTGCCCTCAGTGGCTACAGCCCAGGGACAGTACCAGCCCCAGGCCCCAAGCTCCCAAGATCCTCCTCTCCAAGGCACCCTCATCTCCCTGGCAGTGCAAGCTGAAGCCCCGGCCGTCAGGGCATCGAATGCTGGCCCTTCCTCTCTGGAGATACCAGGAGctcaggatggagaggaggaggcaggaggaggaggaggaggccaggtTGTCACAGAGCCAGGGGAAGATGGGCTAG